One stretch of Miscanthus floridulus cultivar M001 chromosome 18, ASM1932011v1, whole genome shotgun sequence DNA includes these proteins:
- the LOC136524557 gene encoding oryzain alpha chain-like produces MSPPRSASPAAALLALTVALAAATVAEAAPLERADHEVRRMYEAWKSKHGRPPCDVSSDRLRLEVFRDNLRYIDAHNAEADAGLHTFRLGLTPLADLTLEEYRGRVLGFRNSTRPRVASNRYLPRAGDDLPDAVDWRLRGAVTVVKNQQKCGGCWAFSAVAALEGINKIVTGDLVSLSEQELIDCDTQDSGCNGGQMDNAFQFVINNGGIDTEADYPFIGTDMACDAIRENRKVVSIDSYENVPANNEKALQKAVANQPVSVAIDAGGLAFQLYSSGIFSGICGLKLDHGVTAVGYGSEDGKDFWIVKNSWGPEWGEAGYIRMARNVFLPMGKCGIAMDASYPVKNGPNPTAEPEIKMVRA; encoded by the exons ATGAGTCCACCACGCTCCGCTTCACCCGCCGCGGCGCTGCTCGCGCTGACGGTGGCACTGGCCGCCGCGACTGTCGCGGAGGCGGCGCCGCTAGAGCGGGCGGACCACGAGGTGCGGCGTATGTACGAGGCGTGGAAGTCGAAGCACGGCCGGCCGCCCTGCGACGTCAGCTCCGACCGGCTGCGGCTGGAGGTGTTCCGCGACAACCTGCGGTACATCGACGCGCACAACGCGGAGGCGGACGCGGGGCTGCACACCTTCCGCCTCGGCCTCACCCCCTTGGCCGACCTCACCCTGGAGGAGTACCGCGGCCGCGTCCTCGGCTTCCGCAACTCCACTAGGCCCCGGGTCGCGAGCAACCGCTACCTGCCGCGCGCCGGCGACGACCTCCCCGACGCCGTCGACTGGCGCCTCCGGGGCGCCGTCACCGTGGTCAAGAACCAACAGAAATGCG GTGGGTGCTGGGCGTTCTCGGCGGTGGCAGCCTTGGAAGGGATCAACAAGATCGTGACGGGCGACCTGGTGTCGCTGTCGGAGCAGGAGCTGATTGACTGCGACACCCAGGACAGCGGCTGCAATGGCGGGCAGATGGACAACGCTTTCCAGTTCGTCATCAACAATGGCGGCATTGACACCGAGGCCGACTATCCCTTCATCGGAACTGACATGGCTTGCGATGCCATCCGG GAAAAcagaaaggttgtgtccatagaTTCATACGAGAATGTGCCGGCCAACAACGAGAAGGCGCTGCAGAAGGCGGTGGCAAACCAGCCTGTTAGCgtcgccattgatgctggcggtCTTGCATTCCAGCTCTACAGCTCG GGCATCTTCAGCGGTATCTGCGGGCTGAAGCTGGACCACGGCGTGACGGCGGTGGGCTACGGCAGCGAGGACGGCAAGGACTTCTGGATCGTGAAGAACTCGTGGGGACCTGAATGGGGGGAGGCTGGCTACATCCGCATGGCGCGCAACGTGTTTCTGCCCATGGGCAAGTGCGGCATCGCCATGGATGCGTCGTACCCGGTGAAGAATGGCCCCAACCCGACGGCTGAGCCGGAGATCAAGATGGTTCGTGCTTAG
- the LOC136521588 gene encoding oryzain alpha chain-like, which produces MRPPRLPVPASALLALAVALSLAAAAVARHSYTIVPAPVERADDEVRRMYDAWKSEHVHGRPRDVTSDDRLRLEVFRDNLRYIDAHNAEADAGLHTFRLGLTPFADLTLEEYRGRVLGFRGRRGASAARVGSGSTRPRGGDLPDAIDWRELGAVTGVKNQEQCGGCWAFSAVAAIEGINEIVTGNLVSLSEQEIIDCDTQDGGCNGGEMQNAFQFVINNGGIDTEADYPFIGTDAACDANRVNERVVTIDGFVSVATKNETALQEAVANQPVSVAIDASGRKFQHYTSGIFNGPCGTNLDHGVTAVGYGSENGKDYWIVKNSWSANWGEAGYIRIRRNVAAATGKCGIAMDASYPVKGSPNPTATA; this is translated from the exons ATGCGTCCACCACGCCTCCCTGTGCCCGCCTCGGCGCTGCTTGCGCTCGCCGTGGCACTGTCACTGGCCGCCGCCGCGGTGGCCCGCCACTCCTACACCATCGTTCCGGCGCCGGTGGAGCGGGCGGACGACGAGGTGCGGCGCATGTACGATGCGTGGAAGTCGGAGCACGTCCACGGCCGGCCGCGCGACGTCACCTCCGACGACCGCCTACGGCTGGAGGTGTTCCGCGACAACCTCCGGTACATCGACGCGCACAACGCGGAGGCGGACGCGGGGCTGCACACCTTCCGCCTCGGCCTCACCCCCTTCGCTGACCTCACCCTCGAGGAGTACCGCGGCCGCGTCCTCGGCTtccgcggccgccgcggcgccaGCGCGGCCAGGGTCGGGAGCGGCAGCACCCGCCCCCGCGGCGGCGACCTCCCCGACGCCATCGACTGGCGCGAGCTTGGCGCCGTCACCGGGGTCAAGAACCAAGAACAATGCG GTGGGTGCTGGGCGTTCTCGGCAGTGGCGGCCATCGAGGGGATCAACGAGATCGTGACGGGCAACCTCGTATCGCTGTCGGAGCAGGAGATCATTGACTGCGACACCCAGGACGGCGGCTGCAACGGCGGGGAGATGCAAAACGCTTTCCAGTTCGTCATCAACAACGGCGGCATCGACACCGAGGCCGACTACCCCTTCATCGGAACTGACGCCGCCTGTGATGCCAACCGG GTAAATGAAAGGGTGGTGACCATTGACGGCTTCGTGAGTGTGGCGACCAAGAACGAGACAGCGTTGCAGGAGGCGGTGGCGAACCAGCCTGTGAGTGTCGCAATCGACGCAAGCGGGCGTAAATTCCAGCACTACACCTCG GGCATCTTCAATGGGCCATGCGGGACGAATCTAGACCATGGCGTCACGGCGGTGGGCTACGGCAGCGAGAACGGCAAGGACTACTGGATCGTGAAGAACTCGTGGAGCGCCAACTGGGGCGAGGCTGGCTACATCCGCATCAGGCGCAACGTCGCCGCGGCCACGGGCAAGTGCGGCATCGCCATGGACGCGTCGTACCCGGTGAAGGGCAGCCCCAACCCGACGGCGACCGCCTGA